Sequence from the Bryobacteraceae bacterium genome:
CATGACAATCGTGCGCAGCGACTCACGGCCGCGAACGATACGGGACTTCACGGTCCCCAGCGAAACCTCGAGAATCTCGGCGATCTCTTCATACGCCAGCCCCTCCACATCGCGCAGGATCAGCGCTGCACGGTAGGCCGGCTTTACGTGCTGCAATGCTTGCTCGATCCGCTCACGCGTTTCGTGGTCCATGGCGATCTCGAATGGCGACCGCCCGCCATCGGCCAGCACCTGTTCATACGTCTGCCCGTCTCCCCGTTCGTCCTCTAGTCCTACTTCCTGCCCCTTGCGGCGATGGAACCAACGCCTGTGGTTGTGCGCCTCGTTCACGGCGATCCGGTACACCCACGTCTTCAGACTGCTGCCGCCCCGGAATCCGGGAACGCCGCGGAACACTTTCAGGAACACCTCCTGGACGACGTCGCCGGCGCTTTCGGGATCGAAGACCAGCCGATAAACGAGGTTGAATACCGGTTGCTGGAATCTCGCGATCAGTTCCTCATACGCACGCTCTTCGCCGGCTCGCAGCCCTTCGACGAGCAGCGCATCGGCCGGCGAGAGTCCGGTACCGTCCCATGGCTGGGTGAGATCGAACTGGATGGCGTCGTTCAGTGTCGCCCCTCGCTTTCTATCTTACGCCTGGAACTCTGGCACTGTTCCCATGGACACCGCCGGCCGGAAAAAGTTCCCATCGACTCCGCTAAAGTGGAGGGGATGTTTAAGCATCGGATTCTTCGAGCCCTGAAGCCCGCCGCCGTGCTGGCGCTCGTCACCGGTTCCGCGCTCGCCCAGCCCGGCCTCAACTCGGTCAGCAACGCCGGCAGCTACACGGCTCCCATCGCTCCTGGTTCGATCTTCGTCGGATTCGGGCGCGGCATTGGCCCCGACTCAATCCGTTCCGCGCCCAGCCTGCCCCTCGGGACCGCGCTCGAAGGCTCCAGCGTCAATTTCACGCCAGTCTCCGGCGGCGCCGCTATCGATGCGTTCATGTTCTACACCCTGGCCACGCAGATCTCCGGCATCCTTCCCTCCACCACTCCCCCCGGCGACTACAACGTCACCGTCACTTACAACGGCCAGACCAGCCAGCCCGCCCGCGTCACCGTCGCTGAGCGCGCCTTCGGCATGCTGACTCTCGCCGGCACCGGCACCGGCCCCGCCGTGATGCAGAACGTCGTATCAGCCACTGAACTCACCGTCAACCAGTTCACCGCCCCCGCCCGGCCCGGGCAGACGATCATCCTGTACGGCACCGGCCTCGGCGGGGTTTCCGTCGCTGACAACATCGCTCCCGGGGCGCAGGACCTGCGCGCCGCCGCATCCGTGAAAGTGATCGTCGGCGGCGTCGAGATCGATCCGCTCTACGCCGGGCGCTCTCCCCAGTTCCCCGGCCTGGACCAGATCAACTTCACCCTCCCCTCCGACATACCCACCGGCTGCACCGTGCCGCTTCAAGTCCGCGCAGGCGGAGTCACTACGCAGAACCCGGTCAACATTTCCATCGCCGCCGAAGGGCAGGCGGTCTGCCGGCATCCCCTGCTCACCGAGGACGCGCTCCGAAAAGTCGCCGCCGGGCAGAGCGTCTCGGTGGCGAGCTTCAGCCTCAACGCCTTCCAGATCTCGGCCACCGTTCCCCTCCTCGGCGAACTCACCCTCCGCTCGGAAACCGTTTCCGGCGGCGTGTCGAGCGTCACCCTCTCCACCGCCGCCGACTTCAGTCTCGACGCCACCGCGAATTCGCTCGCGCCAGGCTCATGCGTGGTGCAGCGCATACGGACCCAAGGCCTCTCCATCACGCCGGCCACCGGTTCTCCCGCGCTGCAGTACGACGCCGGCACTTCGCTCACGCTCAATGGTCCGAACGTCTCGAACAAGTCCGTGCCGCGTGGCAGCGCGAATCAGTACTCGGCGGAACTGGTTGCGCTGAGCTTGCCCGTTCCCGGCGCGCCGGCCCCGCAACCGGTGATCGCGCGCGGCGAATATACGCTCACCGCACCCGGCGGCGCTGGCGTCCAGGCCTTCACCGCGCGCACCCAGGTCTCCGAGCGCGCCGTGTGGACCAACCGCGGCGATATCGCCTTGATCGGGCGCTCCCGTCCGTTGACGCTCAATTGGACCGGAGGGGGCGCCGACGATATCGCCCTCATCGTCGGCGGGGGAGGCACGCAGGTCGGCACCGCCGAGAATCCGTCCTACGATGCCACCGTATTTGCCTGCGCAGCGCGCGGCAACGCCGGCGCCTTCACCGTGCCCGCCGAGGTCACCGGGCAAATTCCCGCCGTCCAGACGGATCTGATCACCCAACGATCCATCGGCCTGCTCGGCCTGATCGTGCAATCGAACCCATCAGCGGGACGATTCGACGCCACTCTCGCCACCGGAGCCCCGGTCGACTTCGCCACGTTCGGTAGCGCGGCCGGAGCGCTCAAGCTGCTGAACGTTCAGTAGCCCGGCCGCTCGAGCACGGCGAACAGCCCGCTACCGGCCGGCATTTGCGCCCACTGCCCGATCCGCCCGAGTACCGGGTCTATCCAACGGTCGAGCCGTGTCCCGACGCCCGGGCCCCGATCGGTGCGTCCGAGCAGCCGCGCATGCCACCACCAGGATGCGATCCCGGCGAAGCTGACGTAATCCAGCCGCACCACCCGCAGCCCAACGGCTTCTGCGGTCACCCGCAGCGCGTCCGCCGAGTAGCGCCGGTAGTGCCCGAGCGCGAAATCGAGCGGGCTGAACAGCCACGGGCACGCGTGCGCCAACACCACCACGCGGCCGCCCGGCCGCAGCACCGACAACATGTGGAACAGCGCCCGATGGTCGTCCTCAATCCGTTCGAGCCCATGGATACAAAGCACTGAATCCGGCCGGAACCGCGCCAGCTGGCGGAAGCGCGGACTCGTGATCTCCATCGAATAGGCTTCCAGGTTCGTCTGCGTCGGGAACTCGGAGAGCACTCGCGCGACGTGTTCGCGCGCCGGGTCGAGCGCCACCACCTGCTCCCGGTCAAGAAGCCGGCGAGTGAGGTGGCCGGCGCCGCAGCCGATCTCGATCACCCGTTGGCCTAGTTCGGCAATGGCGGCTTCGGCGAGCCGGGAAAGCGCCGGCGCCGAGGCGGGTGCCGCCGGCTGTTCCGCCGGGGGGCTCTGCGGGCGTGGTGTTTGTTCGGGCCGGATGCTGATCGCCATGGGGGGAACCTCGTAGTCAACAGTTCGGCCTTGGACCTCGGGAACTTTACCGGCATAAAGAGCGGCCGCCGTTCGCCCGATTGACTGGAGACGCTATGCAGGTTGTTATTCTCTGCGGCGGCCTCGGTACGCGCTTGCGCGAGGAAACCGAATTCCGCCCAAAACCAATGCTCGAAATCGGCGGACGCCCGATTCTCTGGCACATCATGAAGACGTATTCCCACTATGGGTTCCGCGACTTCGTGCTCTGCCTCGGCTACCGCGGCCAGACGATCAAGGAGTATTTCCTCAACTACGAGGCGATGAATAACGACTTCACCATCTGCCTCGGCCGCCAGCAGCGCATTACGTTTCATGAGGCCCACGACGAGCAGCACTTCCACGTGACGCTGGCCGAGACCGGCCTCCACGCCATGACCGGGGCGCGGCTGCGCAAGGCCTCGCGCTACCTCACCGGCGACACTTTTCTAATGACCTACGGCGACGGCGTCTCCGACATCAATGTCGCCGACGTGGTCGCCTATCATCGTGAGCACGGCAAACTGGCCACCGTCACCAGCGTCGCGCCGGTATCGCGCTTCGGGCTTCTCGAACTCTCCGGCGGCGACCGCGTCGAACGCTTCGCGGAAAAGCCCGGCATGGATACCTGGGCCAACGCCGGCTATTTCGTCTTCGACCG
This genomic interval carries:
- a CDS encoding sigma-70 family RNA polymerase sigma factor; protein product: MNDAIQFDLTQPWDGTGLSPADALLVEGLRAGEERAYEELIARFQQPVFNLVYRLVFDPESAGDVVQEVFLKVFRGVPGFRGGSSLKTWVYRIAVNEAHNHRRWFHRRKGQEVGLEDERGDGQTYEQVLADGGRSPFEIAMDHETRERIEQALQHVKPAYRAALILRDVEGLAYEEIAEILEVSLGTVKSRIVRGRESLRTIVMGEQDATALTFVPQGAQS
- a CDS encoding methyltransferase domain-containing protein, which produces MAISIRPEQTPRPQSPPAEQPAAPASAPALSRLAEAAIAELGQRVIEIGCGAGHLTRRLLDREQVVALDPAREHVARVLSEFPTQTNLEAYSMEITSPRFRQLARFRPDSVLCIHGLERIEDDHRALFHMLSVLRPGGRVVVLAHACPWLFSPLDFALGHYRRYSADALRVTAEAVGLRVVRLDYVSFAGIASWWWHARLLGRTDRGPGVGTRLDRWIDPVLGRIGQWAQMPAGSGLFAVLERPGY
- the rfbF gene encoding glucose-1-phosphate cytidylyltransferase, which translates into the protein MQVVILCGGLGTRLREETEFRPKPMLEIGGRPILWHIMKTYSHYGFRDFVLCLGYRGQTIKEYFLNYEAMNNDFTICLGRQQRITFHEAHDEQHFHVTLAETGLHAMTGARLRKASRYLTGDTFLMTYGDGVSDINVADVVAYHREHGKLATVTSVAPVSRFGLLELSGGDRVERFAEKPGMDTWANAGYFVFDRRVLDYLDEGDQCVLEREPLERLAGDGQLMAYKHHGFFYPMDTYREYQHLNELWASGEAPWRVW